One Vibrio gallaecicus genomic region harbors:
- a CDS encoding MerR family transcriptional regulator: protein MYRISELAQKVGLSRSTLLYYEKLKLISAKRQSNGYRCYTDKDVQRVKLLQQLQAGGLTLKECQACINTQIDRELLLHRLNVLDEEITQKQKARELLSSMLGMNSMKEWHQSMEKEAPSAHLEWLMKQGFSEKSALRLKWLSKDMNEHEQYMADFEAIFQGLDRLGPGDEGYSLKALRSLPIRSGDALEIGCGKGVTTTLLAENSDFNLTALDNDEYCLSCLKEKVKDHSLEHRITTICASMAAMPFDRGQFDVLWSEGSAYIMGVKQALKDWKPFLKTNGYLVISDLVWLTDKPDAEVIEFWQQNYPDMATSEQRIKEMMKAGYEVIESFTQSEQSWRNYMDPLNQKITQVEDEDFTSNSLNDLRKELQIHEQYLGQYGYQVFVLKNKG, encoded by the coding sequence ATGTACCGTATATCTGAATTGGCACAAAAAGTCGGATTAAGCCGTTCAACTTTGCTCTATTACGAAAAACTCAAACTGATTTCAGCCAAGCGGCAAAGCAATGGGTATCGCTGCTATACAGACAAAGATGTTCAACGGGTAAAACTATTACAGCAACTACAAGCTGGCGGACTAACCCTAAAAGAGTGCCAAGCATGCATAAATACTCAAATCGACAGAGAGCTGCTACTTCATAGGCTTAATGTATTGGATGAAGAAATCACACAAAAACAAAAAGCAAGAGAGCTTCTTTCCTCAATGCTTGGCATGAACTCTATGAAGGAGTGGCACCAATCAATGGAAAAAGAAGCTCCGTCAGCACATTTAGAATGGTTAATGAAACAAGGCTTCAGTGAAAAGAGTGCCTTGAGGCTAAAGTGGCTTTCGAAAGATATGAATGAACATGAGCAATACATGGCTGATTTTGAAGCTATTTTTCAAGGGTTAGATCGGCTGGGACCAGGTGATGAAGGTTACTCTCTCAAAGCATTACGCTCTTTACCAATTAGGTCGGGCGATGCGCTAGAGATTGGTTGTGGAAAAGGAGTCACAACCACTTTGCTGGCAGAAAATTCAGACTTCAATTTAACGGCACTCGATAACGATGAGTACTGCCTAAGCTGTCTTAAAGAGAAGGTTAAAGATCATTCTCTTGAACATCGAATAACAACGATTTGTGCCAGCATGGCAGCGATGCCATTTGATCGGGGGCAATTTGATGTGCTCTGGTCAGAAGGCAGTGCTTATATCATGGGAGTCAAGCAGGCACTTAAAGATTGGAAACCATTTCTTAAGACTAATGGCTACTTAGTTATTAGTGACTTGGTTTGGTTAACCGATAAACCAGATGCCGAAGTCATAGAGTTTTGGCAACAAAACTATCCAGACATGGCGACGAGCGAGCAACGAATCAAAGAGATGATGAAAGCAGGCTATGAGGTTATAGAGAGCTTTACACAGAGTGAACAGTCGTGGCGCAACTATATGGATCCATTGAACCAAAAGATCACTCAGGTCGAAGACGAAGATTTCA
- a CDS encoding alkene reductase produces the protein MSKLFEPAQLKQLNLQNRVVMAPMTRARTSQPGNIPNQMMATYYKQRATSGLIISEATQISDDSQGYSFTPGVYTDEQVAGWKTVTQAAKEQGAAMFCQLWHVGRVSHPTFQKGEQPIAPSALKPVETQVWIADEQGNGNMVDCVEPRAMTQADIDRVVSDFAHAAKRAIEAGFDGVEIHGGNGYLIDQFIRTNSNHRTDNYGGTRANRRRFLLEVVDAVSEAIGANKVGVRLAPFITFKDMNCPDIVPTILDASKQLQARDIAYLHLSEADWDDAPVIPESFRIELREYFTNTIIVAGSYTQERADEVLEKGYADLVAFGRPFVSNPDLVARLKYQQPLSELDGSTLFGGNERGYTNYSVFNCVTNSLINN, from the coding sequence ATGAGCAAACTATTTGAACCAGCCCAGCTGAAACAACTGAATCTACAAAACCGTGTAGTCATGGCACCAATGACCCGAGCACGCACTAGCCAGCCGGGGAATATTCCAAACCAAATGATGGCAACTTACTACAAACAGCGCGCAACCTCAGGCTTAATTATCTCTGAAGCTACCCAGATTTCAGATGATTCGCAGGGTTACTCATTTACACCAGGCGTCTACACTGATGAGCAAGTGGCAGGCTGGAAAACCGTCACTCAAGCAGCAAAAGAGCAAGGCGCAGCTATGTTTTGTCAGTTGTGGCATGTCGGTCGTGTATCACACCCGACATTCCAAAAAGGCGAACAGCCTATTGCCCCATCAGCACTAAAACCAGTAGAAACCCAAGTGTGGATTGCCGACGAGCAAGGCAACGGCAATATGGTCGATTGTGTAGAGCCACGAGCCATGACTCAAGCTGATATTGACCGTGTCGTGAGTGATTTCGCCCATGCTGCGAAACGAGCGATTGAAGCAGGCTTCGATGGCGTCGAAATCCACGGCGGTAATGGTTACCTGATTGACCAGTTCATACGTACCAATTCAAACCACAGAACCGATAACTACGGCGGTACTCGCGCAAACCGACGTCGCTTTTTATTAGAAGTGGTCGATGCGGTGAGCGAAGCCATTGGTGCCAATAAAGTGGGAGTACGACTCGCGCCTTTCATCACTTTTAAGGATATGAACTGCCCAGACATTGTGCCGACCATCCTCGATGCATCGAAACAACTTCAAGCTCGTGATATTGCATACTTGCACCTGTCTGAAGCGGATTGGGACGACGCACCAGTGATTCCAGAAAGTTTCCGCATCGAACTGCGCGAATACTTCACCAACACAATTATCGTCGCGGGCAGTTACACCCAAGAGCGTGCTGATGAGGTACTTGAGAAAGGTTATGCGGATTTAGTGGCGTTTGGGCGCCCGTTTGTTTCTAACCCTGATTTGGTAGCGCGCTTAAAGTACCAACAACCTCTGTCTGAGCTTGACGGCTCTACGCTATTTGGTGGCAATGAGCGTGGATACACCAATTACTCAGTATTTAACTGCGTAACTAACTCATTAATAAACAATTAA